The following coding sequences lie in one Anguilla rostrata isolate EN2019 chromosome 8, ASM1855537v3, whole genome shotgun sequence genomic window:
- the lpcat1 gene encoding lysophosphatidylcholine acyltransferase 1 — protein sequence MRLTSSRRCSTVDGDGKELAPPFRNPFVHDLRFTPMQKAKIAVMSVTLFPIRLFFAAFMMLLAWPFAFVATVGRSDQVVEPLCWWRRLVDLALKAIMRAMWFAGGFHWVTVKGRQAPPSEAPILTLAPHSSYFDAIPVTMTMASIVMKAESKDIPVWGTLIKFIRPVFVSRSDQDSRRKTVEEIKRRAHSGGEWPQIMIFPEGTCTNRSCLITFKPGAFIPAVPVQPVVLRYPNEMDTITWTWQGPGAFKILWLTLCQLHNVVEIEFLPIYTPSEEEKKNPALFANNVRRLMAKALEVPVTDYSFEDCQLAMAEGQLRLPVDTCLLEFARLVRRLGLKPRKSEEVLWEYGGRARKVRGERLTLDDFAQYLNLAVSDTLRDMFSLFDEHEDGTMDIREYVIALSVVCRPSKTLETIKLAFTMFEAEEDGAIVEDELACILKTALGVPDLNVTDLFSAVDVQDTGKITFEEFRSFAEQNPDFAGEFLHPHQSGFQNGGDTPSPTALCNGFCTDFTPDEHAGAGDGSRKKVD from the exons ATTGCCGTCATGTCCGTGACGCTCTTCCCCATCCGCCTTTTCTTCGCTGCGTTTATGATGCTGCTGGCCTGGCCCTTCGCCTTCGTGGCCACCGTGGGGCGCTCCGACCAGGTCGTGGAGCCACTCTGCTGGTGGAGAAG gTTGGTGGACCTGGCGCTCAAAGCGATAATGCGGGCGATGTGGTTCGCTGGCGGCTTCCACTGGGTCACGGTGAAGGGGcggcaggccccgcccagcgAGGCGCCCATCCTCACCCTGGCGCCGCACTCCTCCTACTTCGACGCCATTCCCGTCACCATGACCATGGCGTCCATCGTAATGAAGGCGGAGAGCAAGGATATTCCAGTCTGGGGca CCCTGATCAAGTTCATCCGGCCCGTGTTTGTCTCGCGGTCGGACCAGGACTCCCGCAGGAAGACCGTGGAGGAGATCAAGAGGCGGGCTCATTCGGGAGGGGAGTGGCCACAG ATAATGATATTCCCAGAGGGGACGTGCACCAACAGATCCTGTCTGATCACATTTAAGCCTG GAGCCTTCATCCCTGCAGTGCCCGTGCAGCCCGTGGTGCTTCGCTACCCCAACGAAATG GATACGATCACGTGGACGTGGCAAGGCCCTGGAGC gttCAAAATATTGTGGCTCACACTTTGCCAGCTTCACAACGTGGTGGAAATTGAG TTCCTGCCCATCTACACTCCCTctgaagaggagaaaaagaatCCTGCTCTGTTTGCCAACAATGTCAGGCGCCTAATGGCCAA GGCTCTGGAGGTTCCTGTCACAGATTACTCGTTTGAGGACTGCCAGCTCGCCATGGCCGAGGGCCAGCTGCGCCTGCCCGTCGACACGTGTCTGCTGGAGTTCGCCCGGCTCGTCCGGAGGCTCGG TTTGAAACCCAGGAAGAGCGAGGAGGTCCTCTGGGAGTACGGCGGCCGGGCCAGGAAGGTGCGGGGCGAGAGGCTGACCCTGGATGACTTCGCGCAGTACCTGAATCTGGCGGTGTCCGACACTCTCAGGGACATGTTCTCCCTCTTCGACGAG cACGAGGACGGGACGATGGACATCAGAGAGTACGTGATCGCCTTGTCTGTTGTGTGCAGGCCATCGAAAACTCTGGAAACAATAAAACTAGCCTTCACG ATGTTCGAGGCGGAGGAGGACGGCGCCATCGTGGAGGACGAGCTGGCCTGCATACTGAAGACGGCCCTCGGGGTGCCGGACCTGAACGTAACGGACCTCTTCAGCGCCGTCGACGTCCAGGACACGGGGAAGATCACCTTCG agGAGTTCCGAAGCTTCGCGGAGCAGAACCCGGACTTTGCGGGGGAGTTCCTGCACCCCCACCAGTCAGGCTTCCAGAACGGCGgggacaccccctcccccaccgccctgTGCAACGGGTTCTGCACGGACTTCACCCCCGACGAGCACGCCGGCGCCGGGGACGGCTCGCGCAAGAAAGTGGACTGA